The genomic window tttaaattcttctGCAACAAATATGAGAggaaatctttaaatttccTGGCAATAATTGGTTTAAAATAATCTTCAGAAATATGGCCTTCAATTAACCTTTCCACTCGTCTAACATCTTTCGTCACCAAGAAACTAAATGCTACTAAAGTTGTGAATCCAATAGTTTCTAGTGACATAATGTAATTACCCCAGTATCCGTGTTTCCTCAAAAATGGCTTACAGCCACTTGAAATCAATTGTTCTTCTAACTCAGCTGTAAGGTCCACTGAATTCCATTTATTTTCAGGTAACACGAATCCATATTCATTGAGTAGGAATTCATTAGAATGAGGACCATAGTTTAGGAAAAGttcttcatttattttcttatattgATATTCACCACTCATAATTGTAAAATTGCTTATTTTATTGCCTAGCAAATCTTTTGGCCTTGCAGGATAACAATGAAGATCAGTTTCTGGGGTAtgatttaagaaatcaacAAATGGTGCCAACGTGAAATggtcatcattattttgaaatttctttaatggaATATTAACATACAAACATCTCGAatttatattaaaataaatgTTCAAAATCTcttcattcaataaaaCTGAATCAGGGAATGGCTTATCATTAAAGtatttatctttaatttccaTGATCTTAGGAACTAAATTGACTGTGTCCTTGTGGTATACTTTCCTTCTCTTTTCCATTAGTTTCAGTGAATGAGGTGGATGTGCAATCATAGTATTTTTATATTGACCACTTTTATCCTCCACCCAAATACATGGCATTGTGAATAATTCATCCTTTGTGGGCCAAACATCAAAAAATGGTTTCCAAAATGATTCCACTTGATTATCAGACCAGAGTGGTAATAAtactttttcaattaaaacATACAGTGATAGTAGTTGAAACGAATTTAAGGACAATAAGTAGTATTTCGAAAAATCACCATATATCTTATATCTTGgatcatcttcattttccGGATTTATTTCTACAGCTTCATCATGTGGATAGGTGACACCAGGGATATCTAATGACGGattaaatttggaaatatgATAAATGACAGTATGGAAATTAAGTTGATGTGACGGGGGGATCGATACAACtctttcatttttggaCAATTGGTCCTTAACAAGCACGACACCTCTACCTGCATTTTCTATCTCAGAGACATTGATTTTctcatttaaataaaacCCATCGGATTCTTTCAACCAGGAAATTAAAGCGTCAACTTTTCTATCCATTTCTGAGTGGTGGAATATGCAAAGATCAGaacatattatttattcgAAGAGCATTGCATGACATAACAACATCTTTAGACATCTTTAATTCTACTCTTCAGaaacaattcatttttcttcgattttttaaaaatcttttaaatctttcaaatctttcTGCCCTAACCCTACTTTGCATAGACCTAATCACTTCGGATACAATTTGGCCCCAATTGCAACTAACCCTATAGCTACAGCTCCAATTGACACATTCACTTTCCAGTTTGACATGATCGTCCCATCGTTTGCAGTAGTGGAAGTGTTCTTTATGGTATCAAAATCGTTCTCAGTCTTGTTTAAATTCAAAGTATCATCTTCACTAGCAGTGTGAGTTGAATCTTCTATGGGAGTCAGGGTGTTTttcgatgaagaagatcgtttcttgttcattaacagtaaatttttatctttttcaCGTTGTAGCAAATTTCTTGCACTAAGTAATTCTTGTTCCATCTTCTGAAGATATTTATCATTCTCCATTCTCTGTACCTTGATTAAATCATAAACAGTATCTCTTTCTGTACTAACCTTATCCATTTGATCTTTGCAATCTTGAATCAAAATTCCATGTTTTTCTGCCAAagatttcttcaaagatgcagtaaatttattcaattgcTTATCGTGTGATGTTATAATTCccttttgaatattatccAAATCCCCAACATAGTATTCAAGAAAGGTTTGCATTgcatttaatttatcattttccttcttttctaatgatATTTCAGTATTTAAAgtcttgataatattaattaaattaggACTCGTCCCTACtgaattatttataaaGATACCACTTAAAATTTCAGTTTCTTCACCAAGTATACTTTCATCTAAATCAGAGTTATTAACATCACCAAACATAGCAGCTTCAAACGCAGCTCTTTGTGCATTCATAGCCATATTCATCCTCGGATTATTACCGTAACTATTATTTTGTCTCTGTTTTGCTGTGGTTGGAGATTGCATTTTTTGTACATGCAAATCATCATTTCTGGTAACAATATGATTAGGGTTCCCATTAATCAACGGTATAACGGAAATATCCTCCACAAAAGCACTAATTTTCCTATGTTCAAATTTGTTATCAATATCAGTCCCCAAATCAATCACATCCCCAATGTTCAATTCAACCTCTTTATCAGAAGATATCTTcacattatttaaaaacGTTCCATTActtgaattcaaatcacGAAGTAATATCTTGCCTGATTCTGGATCACAAGTCAATGATGCATGGTTCCTTGAGAGTACCCTCGAATCAAAATTACCATTGTCTGTTCTCACTAATGATGCTGGAGATTGTACACTCCGTATTATCCCATTACTGTTGgtgatattgttattattggcTACTGGACGTCCCAACTTCAGGACATCGGGTTTAAAAGGGATCACTAAGAATTTAGTCTCAAAGGTATTATTAAGTGGTTTCAAAATGACGATATGTGTATACTTATTTCGCATTGAGTTTTCTAACGGTTCGTTCCGCTGTAATTGATCGGTATTGGCAGCCGTAGAATTACCGTGgtcttgttcttgttcttggtCTTGGTCTTGGTCTTGGTCTTCAATTTGTTGAGGTAGTTGTAAGGACGGTGAATCAATGATCTGGTCAGGGACGAAGTCAATGCCTGATCTTGATCCTGT from Naumovozyma dairenensis CBS 421 chromosome 3, complete genome includes these protein-coding regions:
- the RKM2 gene encoding protein-lysine N-methyltransferase (similar to Saccharomyces cerevisiae RKM2 (YDR198C); ancestral locus Anc_8.406); protein product: MDRKVDALISWLKESDGFYLNEKINVSEIENAGRGVVLVKDQLSKNERVVSIPPSHQLNFHTVIYHISKFNPSLDIPGVTYPHDEAVEINPENEDDPRYKIYGDFSKYYLLSLNSFQLLSLYVLIEKVLLPLWSDNQVESFWKPFFDVWPTKDELFTMPCIWVEDKSGQYKNTMIAHPPHSLKLMEKRRKVYHKDTVNLVPKIMEIKDKYFNDKPFPDSVLLNEEILNIYFNINSRCLYVNIPLKKFQNNDDHFTLAPFVDFLNHTPETDLHCYPARPKDLLGNKISNFTIMSGEYQYKKINEELFLNYGPHSNEFLLNEYGFVLPENKWNSVDLTAELEEQLISSGCKPFLRKHGYWGNYIMSLETIGFTTLVAFSFLVTKDVRRVERLIEGHISEDYFKPIIARKFKDFLSYLLQKNLKNSEKIKQQRERVTSEKEKICLDNVIQLYLDEYKIVSSHLEDFKRIIDEDDI
- the VPS64 gene encoding Vps64p (similar to Saccharomyces cerevisiae VPS64 (YDR200C) and FAR10 (YLR238W); ancestral locus Anc_8.408) produces the protein MKRRPPPHTSSPNTRRMSPNNKASPSIKTALSSPLADRRTRTRSNSRSTGSRSGIDFVPDQIIDSPSLQLPQQIEDQDQDQDQEQEQDHGNSTAANTDQLQRNEPLENSMRNKYTHIVILKPLNNTFETKFLVIPFKPDVLKLGRPVANNNNITNSNGIIRSVQSPASLVRTDNGNFDSRVLSRNHASLTCDPESGKILLRDLNSSNGTFLNNVKISSDKEVELNIGDVIDLGTDIDNKFEHRKISAFVEDISVIPLINGNPNHIVTRNDDLHVQKMQSPTTAKQRQNNSYGNNPRMNMAMNAQRAAFEAAMFGDVNNSDLDESILGEETEILSGIFINNSVGTSPNLINIIKTLNTEISLEKKENDKLNAMQTFLEYYVGDLDNIQKGIITSHDKQLNKFTASLKKSLAEKHGILIQDCKDQMDKVSTERDTVYDLIKVQRMENDKYLQKMEQELLSARNLLQREKDKNLLLMNKKRSSSSKNTLTPIEDSTHTASEDDTLNLNKTENDFDTIKNTSTTANDGTIMSNWKVNVSIGAVAIGLVAIGAKLYPK